The following is a genomic window from Alphaproteobacteria bacterium.
GGGCCGGAGATCGATCCCGGCGTGCCGTGGACGGCGACGACGACCAAGTCAGGGGCGACCATCGCGCTGGCGCTGAAATCGGGCAATTTCGGCGCCGCCGATTTCTTCTCCAAGGCCTTCGCCAAGCTGCCGTGACCCGCTGTCATTCCGAGCGCAGCGAGGAATCTCCTCGAAACGAGGGCTTCGTTGCCGGGAGATCCCTCGCTACGCTCGGGATGACGGAAAAGATGGAAACGCCATGCCGCTGAAACTCGCCGCCAACCTGTCCTGGCTTTACCAGGACATCGGATTCATGGAGCGCTTCGCCGCCGCCGCCGCTCACGGCTTCAAGGCGGTGGAGTTCCTGTTCCCCTACGACTTCCCCGCCGCCGACATCGCCGCCCGGCTGAAGCAGCACAAGCTCACCCAGGCACTGTTCAACCTGCCGCCGGGCGACTGGAGCAAGGGCGAGCGCGGGCTGGCGGCGCTGCCCGGCCGTGAAGCCGACTTCAAGGCCGCGCTGGAGACGGCGATGGGCTACGCCGCGACGCTCGACTGTGCGCGCGTGCACGTGATGTCGGGGCTGATCACGCCGGGCGCCGATCTCTCGGCGATGCGCCGCACCTATGTCGACAACCTCAAGCGCGCCGCCGAGCGCGCGGCGAAGGACGGCCGCGATGTGGTGATCGAGCCGATCAACCGGCGCGACATCCCCGGCTACTTCCTCAACACCACGACCGAGGGCGCCACCATCATCGCCGAGATCGGCGCGCCCAACCTCAAGCTGCAGTTCGACCTCTATCACTGCCAGGTCACCGAGGGCGACCTGGTGCGCCGCGCCGAGAAGCTCTTCGCGCAGATCGGCCACGTGCAGATCGCCGGCAATCCCGATCGCAACGAGCCCGATGTCGGCGAGGCCAATCACCTCCATGTCCTCGAGGTGCTCGATCGCCTCGGCTACGCCGGCTATGTCGGCCTCGAGTACAAGCCCCGGACCACCACGGCCGCCGGCCTCGGCTGGGCCAGGCCCTACGGCATCAGCGCATGAGCACCAACACCTTGAACGTCGCCATCGTCGGCCTCGGCTCGATGGGCATGGGCATGGCGCGCAACATGCTCGACAAGGGCCACCGCGTGGTCGGCGTCGACATGAACCCGGCTGCGCGCGACAGTCTCGTCGCGGCCGGCGGCGCGATCGCCGACTCGCCGAAGGACGCCGCCGCCAAGGCCGATGCGCTGGTCATCGTCGTGGTCAACGCGGCCCAGGTCGAGGCGGTGCTGTTCGGCGAGGGAGGCGCAGTCGGCTCGTTGCCCAGAGGCGCCGTGGTCATGCAATGCGCCACCGTGCCGGCGGGCTTCAGCAGGAGCCTCGGCGAGCGGCTGGCGCAGGCGGGTCATCCCCTGCTCGACGCGCCGATGTCCGGCGGTGCGGCGCGCGCCGCCGACGGGCAGCTCACCATCATGTCCTCGGGCACGGCCGATGCCTATGCCCGCGCCGAGCCGATCCTCGACGCCGTGGCCGGCAAGGTCTACCGTCTGGGCGATGCGCCCGGCATCGGTTCACTGGTCAAGACGGTGAACCAGCTGCTGGCCGGCGTGCACATCGCGGCCACCGCCGAGGCCATTGCGCTCGGTACCAAGGCCGGCGCCGATCCGCGCGCGCTCTACGACGTTATCACAAACAGCGCCGGCAATTCCTGGATGTTCGCCAACCGCGCGCCGCACATGATCGAGGGTGACTACACGCCGCTCTCGGCGGTCGACATCTTCGTCAAGGATCTCGGCCTGGTGCTCGACACCGGCCGCGACGTCAAGCAGGCGCTGCCGCTGGCGGCGACGGCGCACCAGCTGTTCCTGATGGCCTCGGCCGCCGGCTGGGGCCGCCTCGACGACGCCGCGGTGGTCAAGCTCTACGAGCAGATGGGCGGCTTCAGCGTCGCCGAGCGGGCGAAGAAGCCGTCATGATTCCTTCTCCCCGCGAAGGCGGGGAGAAGGTGCCCGAAGGGCGGATGAGGGGCTTCGAGGCGGTGCAACAGGCATTGCGGATGCTGACAGGCCATGAAGCCCCTCATCCGCGTCGCTGCGCTCGGCACCTTCTCCCCGCCTTCGCGGGGAGAAGGAGGGAAAGTCATCATTCCGTCGCGATCCGCGGGATGGTTCGCGCTACACTGCGGGCAAAGGACGCCCCCTGAATGCATCGCAGCCGCAGCACCAAGATCGTCGCCACGCTGGGTCCCGCCACCTCGACCGAGGAGCGCATCCGGGCCATCTTCGCCGCCGGCGTCGATGTCTTCCGACTGAACTTCAGCCACGGCACGGTCGAGGACCACAAGGCCCGCGTCGACATCATCCGCGCGCTGGAGAGCGAGTTCGGCCGGCCAATCGGCATCCTGGCCGACCTGCAGGGCCCGAAGATTCGAGTCGGCACCTTCGCCGGCGATCGCGTGCACCTGAAGGCCGGCCACGCCTTCCGGCTCGACATGACCAGGGAGCCGGGCACCGCGAAGCGCGCGCCGCTGCCGCATCCCGAGATCTTCCAGGCGATCCGCGTCGGCAGCACCCTGCTGATCGACGACGGCCGCATTCGCCTGCGGGTAAAGAAGCACACCGAGGATACGATCGACACCGAGGTCGAGGTCGGCGGTGACGTATCGAACCGCAAGGGCGTCAACGTCCCCGACGTGCTGCTGCCGCTCTCGCCGCTGACCAACAAGGACCGCCGCGACCTCGACTCGGCGCTGGAGCTGGGCGTCGACTGGGTGGCGCTGTCCTTCGTGCAGCGCGCCGACGACATCGCCGAATTGCGCAAGCTGGTGGGCGACCGCGCCGCGGTCATGGCCAAGATGGAGAAGCCCGGCGCCATCGAACACCTGGACGACATCCTGGCGATCACCGACGGGCTGATGGTGGCGCGCGGCGATCTCGGCGTCGAGCTGCCGCCGGAGGACGTGCCGCCGATCCAGAAGATGATGCTGCGCGCCGCGCGCGAGCTCGGCAAGCCGGTGATCGTCGCCACGCAGATGCTCGACTCGATGGTGCATTCGCCGACGCCCACCCGCGCCGAGGCCTCCGATGTCGCCACCGCGGTCTACGACGGCGCCGACGCGGTGATGCTGAGCGCCGAGTCGGCCTCGGGCAACTACCCGGTCGAGGCGGTGCAGATGATGAACCGCATCCTCGCCCGCGTTGAACGCGATCCGGTCTACCGCGAGATCAACGATTCCAGCCGCCACGAGCCGGATCCGACCGCGGCCGACGCCATCAGCGCCGCCGCGCGGCAATGCGCGCACACGCTCTCTGCCGCCGCCATCGTCACCTATACGACGTCGGGCTCGACCACCCTGCGCGCGGCGCGCGAGCGGCCCGACGTGCCGATTCTCTGCCTGACGCCGAGGATGGCCACGGCGCGGCGCATGGCGCTGGTCTGGGGCGTGCACGCCGCCTTCGCCGAGGACGCGCACAATTTCGCCGACATGGTCCAGCGCGCCCGCGTCATGGCGCTGCAGGAGGAGCTGGCCAAGCCCGACGACCGGCTGGTGATCACCGCCGGCGTGCCCTTCGGCACGCCCGGCGCCACGAACATTCTCCGGATCGCGCGGGCGTGACGGCCCGCCCGTCGTCCTGAGCGCAGCGAAGGACCTTGCGGTGGCGCGAGCAGACACGACGCCAGCGTGTGACCGCGATACCGCGAGGTCCTTCGCTGCGCTCAGGACGACGGACGATTTCGCCGATCAATGACGCGCCTGGCCTTGCCGATCGAGCGCTCGACGGTGCCGAGCGCGGCGATCTCGACGCCTGCGGTAACGCCGCACATCGCCTTGACGCGCGCCGACAGCGCGGCGGCCACGTCGGCGCGGCGGTCCTCGCCCAGTGTTGCGCGCGCCTCGACGACGATCTTCAGCGCATCGAGCGGGCCCTCGCGCGACAGCTCCAGCACGTAGTGCGGCGACAGCGCCGGCTCGCGCAGGATCTGCTCCTCGACCTGGCTGGGGAAGAGATTGACGCCGCGCACGATCAGCATGTCGTCGCTGCGCCCGGTGATGCGCGCCATGCGGCGCATGCTGGTGATGGTGCCGGGCAACAGCCGCGTCAGGTCGCGCGTACGGTAGCGCACCACCGGCAGCGCCTGCTTGCTGAGCGAGGTGAAGACCAGCTCGCCGATCTCGCCCTCGTTCACCGGCAGGCCGGTGTCGGGATCGACGATCTCCGGCAGGAAATGGTCCTCCCAGATCGTCGGCCCGTCCTTGCTGTCGCGGAACTCCTGGGCGACGCCGGGGCCCATGATCTCGGAAATGCCGTAGATGTCGACGGCGTCGATGCCGGTGCGCCGCTCGATCTCGGCGCGCATGCCCTCGGTCCACGGCTCGGCGCCGTGGATGCCGATGCGCAGCGCCGTGTCGCGCACGTCGATGCCCTGGCGCTCGAACTCATCGGCCAGCGCCAGCATGTAGGACGGCGTCACCATGATTACGCGCGCGCCGAACTCGGCGATCAGCTGCACCTGGCGCTCTGAGTTGCCGCCCGACATCGGCACCGCCGTGCAGCCCAGCCGCTCCGCCCCGTAATGCGCGCCCAGCCCGCCGGTGAACAGGCCGTAGCCATAGGCGACATGCACGACGTCGCCCGGCCGCCCGCCGCCGGCCCAGATCGAGCGCGCCATCAGGTCGGACCAGGTGTCGATGTCCTCGGCGGTGTAGCCGACCACGGTGGGCCGTCCCGTCGTGCCGCTCGAGGCATGCACGCGCACGCAGCGTTCGCGCGGCACGGCGAGCATGCCGTAGGGATAGTTGTCGCGCAGGTCGCCCTTGGCGGTGAACGGGAAGCGCGCGAGATCGGCGAGCGACTTCAGGTCCGAGGGATGCACGCCGACCGCCGCGCACTTGGCGCGATAGGGCGCCTGGTTGGCGTATGCGTGCGCGAGCGTCGCCTTCAGGCGCTGAAGCTGCAGCGCTTCCAGCGCGTCCCGCGAGAGGCGCGTCTCGGGAAACGGAGTCATCGTCATGGCGTCGTCGGCGCCGGCGGCGGCTCGGGCGGCGCCAGCTCGGGCCGTTCGTCGGCGGCGAAGACGAAGCGGCGATAGGCGTAGCCCAGCCCGACCAGCGCCGCGCCCAGGCCGAGGAAGGACAGCACGCGCAGCAGCCCCTGCAGGCCCGACATGTCGATCAGGAACACCTTGGCCACCACCAGCAGCACCATGATCATGCCGGCGTGGCGCAGTGCCGGCACGTGGCGCCACATGCCGATCGCCAGCAGCCCCAGGCCGAACACCAGCCAGGCCGCGGAATAGGTGTAGAGCTCGACGCCCTCGGCGTCGAACGGATCGCCGGCGAACACCGGATCGAAGACGTGGCGCACCTCCAGCGTCA
Proteins encoded in this region:
- the pyk gene encoding pyruvate kinase, with product MHRSRSTKIVATLGPATSTEERIRAIFAAGVDVFRLNFSHGTVEDHKARVDIIRALESEFGRPIGILADLQGPKIRVGTFAGDRVHLKAGHAFRLDMTREPGTAKRAPLPHPEIFQAIRVGSTLLIDDGRIRLRVKKHTEDTIDTEVEVGGDVSNRKGVNVPDVLLPLSPLTNKDRRDLDSALELGVDWVALSFVQRADDIAELRKLVGDRAAVMAKMEKPGAIEHLDDILAITDGLMVARGDLGVELPPEDVPPIQKMMLRAARELGKPVIVATQMLDSMVHSPTPTRAEASDVATAVYDGADAVMLSAESASGNYPVEAVQMMNRILARVERDPVYREINDSSRHEPDPTAADAISAAARQCAHTLSAAAIVTYTTSGSTTLRAARERPDVPILCLTPRMATARRMALVWGVHAAFAEDAHNFADMVQRARVMALQEELAKPDDRLVITAGVPFGTPGATNILRIARA
- a CDS encoding NAD-binding protein; translation: MSTNTLNVAIVGLGSMGMGMARNMLDKGHRVVGVDMNPAARDSLVAAGGAIADSPKDAAAKADALVIVVVNAAQVEAVLFGEGGAVGSLPRGAVVMQCATVPAGFSRSLGERLAQAGHPLLDAPMSGGAARAADGQLTIMSSGTADAYARAEPILDAVAGKVYRLGDAPGIGSLVKTVNQLLAGVHIAATAEAIALGTKAGADPRALYDVITNSAGNSWMFANRAPHMIEGDYTPLSAVDIFVKDLGLVLDTGRDVKQALPLAATAHQLFLMASAAGWGRLDDAAVVKLYEQMGGFSVAERAKKPS
- a CDS encoding AMP-binding protein translates to MTMTPFPETRLSRDALEALQLQRLKATLAHAYANQAPYRAKCAAVGVHPSDLKSLADLARFPFTAKGDLRDNYPYGMLAVPRERCVRVHASSGTTGRPTVVGYTAEDIDTWSDLMARSIWAGGGRPGDVVHVAYGYGLFTGGLGAHYGAERLGCTAVPMSGGNSERQVQLIAEFGARVIMVTPSYMLALADEFERQGIDVRDTALRIGIHGAEPWTEGMRAEIERRTGIDAVDIYGISEIMGPGVAQEFRDSKDGPTIWEDHFLPEIVDPDTGLPVNEGEIGELVFTSLSKQALPVVRYRTRDLTRLLPGTITSMRRMARITGRSDDMLIVRGVNLFPSQVEEQILREPALSPHYVLELSREGPLDALKIVVEARATLGEDRRADVAAALSARVKAMCGVTAGVEIAALGTVERSIGKARRVIDRRNRPSS
- a CDS encoding hydroxypyruvate isomerase family protein, producing MPLKLAANLSWLYQDIGFMERFAAAAAHGFKAVEFLFPYDFPAADIAARLKQHKLTQALFNLPPGDWSKGERGLAALPGREADFKAALETAMGYAATLDCARVHVMSGLITPGADLSAMRRTYVDNLKRAAERAAKDGRDVVIEPINRRDIPGYFLNTTTEGATIIAEIGAPNLKLQFDLYHCQVTEGDLVRRAEKLFAQIGHVQIAGNPDRNEPDVGEANHLHVLEVLDRLGYAGYVGLEYKPRTTTAAGLGWARPYGISA